In Spirochaeta thermophila DSM 6578, the following proteins share a genomic window:
- a CDS encoding PHP-associated domain-containing protein translates to MKRIDLHVHSIHSEHPSEWFMQRLGAKESYTDPETVLRMALERGMDFVTITDHNRIEGALLLKARYPDRVIVGVETTTYFPEDGCKIHLLLYGLDEHRFRMVEKLRPNIYRLRDYIREEGIAHSVAHATYPVNNRLTVAHLEKLILLFDVFEVINGGRNSYFNNAWKEVLSRLTPAHIERLQRKHHIAPFSSTPWVKGFTAGSDDHGGLFIGNTYTLVEAHTPEEVLDRIREKRTQAAGAHGSYRSLVFSVYKVAYDFLTSGGGGGGGGRSLFLSLSRQIFEGARPSLRERALYSHLRRKLRGQKMGEILDELVRDISGKETALSEARLERVFLHVRRVSDAFLGMLAGRVAGALLDGDLVDLLVGLSSSLPGLYLIAPFFSSLRHMYAHRDLIDGIRSSLGIQEPPSAASRVLWFSEDCRPDPSVIRILAPRAHVLPVTPSPSLPGTSLPIVAEIPLDPGFSLPLPSPLGAAELLSREQPDHLVFTAADPVALVCLFLGRLIGASTTFVFDPRGEGHPVAHTLTTHLLRHTDRIVVHTEEAAARAEGEGADPSKIHLAPSAAEPVGV, encoded by the coding sequence ATGAAACGCATAGACCTGCACGTACATTCCATACATTCCGAACACCCTTCCGAGTGGTTCATGCAACGGCTCGGGGCAAAGGAGTCGTACACCGACCCGGAGACGGTCCTCAGGATGGCCCTCGAGAGGGGCATGGACTTCGTCACCATCACCGACCACAACCGCATCGAGGGGGCGCTCCTCCTCAAGGCGCGGTACCCGGACAGGGTCATCGTAGGGGTGGAGACCACCACCTACTTCCCCGAGGACGGGTGCAAGATACACCTGCTCCTCTACGGGCTCGACGAACACCGGTTCCGCATGGTCGAGAAGCTCAGGCCCAACATCTACCGGCTCAGGGACTACATCAGGGAAGAGGGGATCGCCCACTCGGTGGCGCACGCCACCTATCCGGTGAACAACAGGCTCACCGTGGCGCATCTAGAGAAGCTCATCCTCCTCTTCGACGTCTTCGAGGTGATCAACGGGGGGAGGAACAGCTACTTCAACAACGCATGGAAGGAGGTGCTCTCACGCCTCACCCCGGCCCACATCGAAAGGCTCCAGAGGAAGCACCACATCGCACCCTTCAGCAGCACCCCCTGGGTGAAGGGGTTCACGGCCGGCTCGGACGACCACGGAGGGCTCTTCATCGGGAACACGTACACCCTCGTGGAGGCCCATACCCCCGAGGAGGTCCTCGATCGTATCAGGGAGAAGCGGACGCAGGCGGCCGGGGCCCACGGTTCCTATCGCTCCCTCGTCTTCTCGGTCTACAAGGTGGCCTACGACTTCCTCACGTCCGGGGGAGGAGGAGGCGGCGGGGGCCGCTCGCTCTTCCTCTCCCTCTCCCGACAGATATTCGAGGGAGCACGCCCCTCACTCAGGGAGCGGGCCCTGTACTCCCACCTCAGACGGAAGCTTCGCGGTCAAAAGATGGGGGAGATCCTCGACGAGCTCGTGAGAGACATCTCCGGGAAGGAGACGGCCCTCTCCGAAGCACGTCTGGAACGCGTCTTCCTCCACGTGCGGAGGGTCTCCGACGCCTTCCTCGGGATGCTCGCCGGCAGGGTGGCGGGCGCCCTCCTCGATGGCGATCTCGTCGACCTCCTCGTGGGGCTCTCATCATCCCTGCCCGGTCTCTACCTCATCGCACCCTTCTTCTCCAGCCTTCGACACATGTATGCCCACAGGGACCTGATCGACGGCATCCGTTCATCCCTGGGAATCCAGGAACCCCCGTCCGCGGCCTCCCGGGTCCTCTGGTTCTCCGAGGACTGCCGACCCGATCCCTCGGTGATCAGGATCCTGGCCCCTCGGGCCCACGTCCTGCCCGTGACACCCTCGCCCTCCCTTCCGGGGACATCCCTCCCGATCGTTGCCGAGATCCCCCTCGACCCGGGTTTCAGCCTCCCCCTCCCCTCTCCCCTCGGCGCGGCCGAGCTCCTCTCTCGGGAACAGCCCGACCACCTGGTGTTCACCGCAGCCGACCCCGTGGCCCTCGTGTGCCTGTTCCTCGGCCGCCTCATCGGCGCCTCCACCACCTTCGTCTTCGATCCCCGCGGGGAAGGCCATCCGGTGGCGCACACCCTCACCACCCACCTCCTCCGGCACACCGACCGCATCGTGGTCCACACGGAGGAAGCCGCGGCCCGGGCCGAAGGAGAGGGAGCGGATCCTTCCAAAATACACCTCGCTCCCTCCGCCGCCGAGCCGGTGGGGGTGTGA
- a CDS encoding carbohydrate kinase family protein, protein MILTLGETLIDMIVSHGDHLSLKPIPGGSPFNTAIALSRLDVPVGFMGNVSRDPLGNLILEQLISNGVDTRYLHLVENPSTLALVHPDEAGEAQYGFYIDGTAAASFSPADIPPQLPECVRALVFGSIALVMEPLGSTLEEFLHRERTGRLLSFDPNVRPALMNSFPDYFSRYERILSLSTIVKLSQEDLHYLYPSQKEEEVIHGILSQGPRLIIVTRGEKGASAFKRTASGIDRVDVPSVPTPIVDTVGAGDTFHGAFLAWLAHHDVLTEEKVGMLSEGDIFEALLFASRAASLVCTRAGADPPTLVELHMGERNT, encoded by the coding sequence ATGATACTCACTTTAGGCGAAACGCTCATCGACATGATCGTCTCACACGGGGATCATCTCTCTCTGAAACCCATTCCAGGCGGTTCTCCCTTTAATACGGCGATCGCACTCTCCCGATTGGATGTTCCTGTGGGATTCATGGGTAATGTTTCCAGAGATCCTCTCGGGAATCTCATTTTAGAACAACTCATCAGCAACGGAGTGGATACAAGGTACCTACACCTCGTCGAGAATCCTTCCACCCTCGCTCTCGTCCATCCTGATGAAGCGGGGGAGGCACAGTACGGCTTCTATATCGACGGTACTGCTGCCGCCTCCTTTTCTCCCGCGGACATCCCTCCTCAGCTTCCCGAATGTGTACGAGCACTTGTGTTCGGATCGATCGCCCTTGTGATGGAACCACTCGGAAGCACGTTAGAAGAGTTCCTCCATAGAGAGAGAACGGGGCGGCTTCTCTCCTTTGATCCCAATGTGAGGCCTGCACTGATGAATTCGTTCCCCGACTATTTCTCCCGGTACGAACGTATCCTCTCCTTGAGCACCATCGTAAAACTCTCTCAGGAAGATTTGCATTACCTCTACCCCTCCCAGAAAGAGGAAGAGGTCATACATGGGATTCTCTCGCAGGGACCTCGACTCATCATTGTCACCAGAGGAGAAAAGGGTGCTTCAGCCTTCAAAAGAACAGCATCGGGCATCGATCGGGTCGATGTGCCTTCAGTTCCCACGCCCATCGTGGATACCGTCGGAGCAGGAGATACGTTTCATGGTGCCTTTCTCGCATGGTTGGCGCATCATGATGTCCTGACAGAAGAGAAGGTAGGTATGCTCTCTGAGGGGGACATATTTGAAGCCCTCCTCTTTGCATCGAGAGCAGCGAGTCTCGTGTGTACACGTGCAGGAGCTGATCCCCCGACGCTCGTCGAACTTCACATGGGCGAAAGGAACACATGA
- the fucU gene encoding L-fucose mutarotase yields the protein MLIGIPPIVGPDLLYVLHRMGHGDELVLADAFFAGDTYGKRIVRMDGIRIAPLLDAILSLIPIDTYVSDPVVMMQPVEGDSYDPSLFETYWEVLVRRWPETPPITRLERFAFYERASKAYAVVMTGETTKYGNIIIKKGVVSV from the coding sequence ATGCTGATAGGAATTCCTCCGATAGTTGGCCCTGATCTCCTCTATGTCCTCCATCGGATGGGGCATGGAGACGAGCTCGTATTGGCAGATGCCTTTTTTGCAGGAGATACCTATGGGAAGCGTATCGTTCGAATGGATGGTATACGGATTGCCCCGCTTCTCGACGCTATCCTCTCGTTGATCCCGATCGATACGTACGTGTCCGATCCTGTCGTGATGATGCAACCGGTAGAGGGGGATTCGTATGATCCTTCGCTCTTTGAAACGTATTGGGAAGTCCTTGTGAGGCGATGGCCGGAGACCCCTCCTATCACTCGATTGGAACGGTTCGCCTTCTACGAGAGGGCCAGTAAGGCGTACGCAGTGGTGATGACGGGTGAAACGACAAAGTACGGGAACATCATCATCAAAAAAGGAGTCGTCTCAGTATGA
- a CDS encoding sugar ABC transporter ATP-binding protein produces MFEVLLVMEGICKRFPGVTALQDVHLEVRKGEVHALLGENGAGKSTLMKILTGVYRKDGGTIRYKGEEVEFLSPREAQEAGISIIYQEFNLMPHLTVAQNILIGREPRTGIPWFIDEGALNRQAKEILDSLHIDIDVTAKVASLSVAEQQMVEIAKAISFQSDLLIMDEPTAALTEGEIKELFRVIHGLKRRGVSIIYISHRLEELKHLADRVTVLRDGRYITTVPFSQTSLEELIRYMVGRDIDNLFPKISIPQGDLLLEVRNLCRRGVLHDISFCLRRGEILGVAGLMGAGRTELARAVFGADPIDEGEIFLEGRKVVIRNPHEAIKEGIAYLTEDRKREGLALNLTVSDNLILASIRDFANPLWMMKTGKVESTVREFINELKIKTPSTRQKVKFLSGGNQQKVIIARWLCKKAKVFIFDEPTRGIDVGAKHEVYQLMNELVSRGAGIIMISSELPEILGLSDRILVMHEGRIAGELSREDATQEKILYLATGGK; encoded by the coding sequence ATGTTTGAGGTGCTGCTTGTCATGGAGGGGATATGTAAGAGATTCCCCGGCGTCACGGCTCTCCAGGATGTTCATCTCGAAGTCAGGAAAGGGGAAGTCCATGCGTTACTCGGTGAGAATGGCGCAGGGAAGTCTACTCTGATGAAGATTCTCACAGGAGTATATCGCAAGGATGGTGGGACCATCAGGTACAAGGGAGAAGAGGTCGAATTCCTTTCTCCTCGTGAAGCCCAGGAAGCGGGAATAAGTATCATCTATCAGGAATTCAACTTGATGCCGCACCTTACGGTGGCCCAGAACATCCTCATCGGGAGGGAGCCTCGAACGGGCATCCCGTGGTTCATCGATGAGGGAGCACTCAACAGGCAAGCAAAGGAGATCCTCGATTCCCTTCATATCGACATAGATGTTACTGCGAAAGTAGCGAGCCTCTCTGTAGCCGAGCAACAAATGGTGGAGATCGCTAAGGCGATATCGTTTCAGTCGGATCTCCTGATCATGGATGAGCCGACTGCAGCCCTTACCGAGGGTGAAATCAAGGAACTCTTCAGAGTCATACATGGGCTCAAAAGAAGGGGGGTTTCGATTATATATATCTCTCACAGGCTGGAGGAGCTCAAACATCTCGCTGATAGGGTCACGGTTCTGAGAGATGGCAGATACATCACCACCGTTCCGTTCTCCCAGACTTCTCTCGAGGAGCTCATCCGCTACATGGTGGGACGAGACATCGACAACCTCTTCCCGAAGATCTCGATTCCCCAGGGTGATCTTCTGCTTGAGGTTCGGAATCTCTGCCGGAGAGGCGTGTTGCATGATATTTCCTTTTGTTTGAGGAGAGGGGAGATCTTGGGAGTGGCTGGTCTGATGGGAGCGGGGAGAACCGAGCTCGCCCGGGCGGTGTTCGGTGCAGACCCCATAGATGAAGGAGAGATCTTCCTGGAGGGGAGAAAGGTTGTCATCCGTAATCCTCATGAGGCGATAAAGGAGGGTATTGCGTACCTTACCGAGGATCGCAAGAGAGAAGGTCTGGCGCTCAATCTCACGGTTTCAGACAATCTCATCCTCGCGAGTATACGGGATTTCGCCAATCCTCTATGGATGATGAAGACGGGTAAGGTGGAGTCCACTGTACGGGAATTCATAAACGAATTGAAGATCAAGACCCCTTCCACCAGACAGAAGGTGAAATTCCTTTCTGGAGGCAACCAGCAGAAGGTGATCATCGCCAGGTGGTTGTGTAAGAAGGCCAAGGTATTCATCTTCGATGAACCCACGAGAGGGATAGATGTGGGGGCAAAGCATGAGGTCTATCAATTGATGAATGAATTGGTCTCCCGAGGGGCGGGGATCATCATGATATCATCGGAGCTCCCCGAGATCCTCGGATTGAGTGACAGGATTCTCGTTATGCATGAAGGACGCATAGCAGGAGAACTCTCCAGGGAAGACGCCACCCAGGAGAAAATACTCTACCTCGCCACAGGCGGAAAATAG
- a CDS encoding ABC transporter permease produces the protein MGRIRSTDTGKRQSSIDSLVIQKFAAFFSLIVMIVFFSFASPYFFNFENLITIALQTAVIGILAIGVTLVIITGGIDLSLGAVLAFSGVSLALCTNAGWPLWLSIVIGTGVGALLGGIAGILVVYGRIAPFIATLSTQLVSRGLALVMTGGIPLYFMNQPGFKELSQGKLFGAIPLPVIYLVVLAFLSSLLLRKVTIGRYIYAVGSNEEAARLSGINVNRTKLFVYTFCGLMSGIAGVVLAARLDSAQPAIGVGYELDAIAAAVIGGTSLSGGEGTIMGTMIGAFIMGVLKNGLNLMQVSQFWQQVIMGVVVAGAVYIDTRRKRTTD, from the coding sequence ATGGGTCGGATCAGATCTACTGATACCGGAAAACGACAATCTTCGATCGACTCTCTGGTCATCCAGAAGTTCGCAGCCTTTTTCAGTCTCATCGTGATGATCGTATTCTTTTCGTTCGCGTCGCCGTACTTTTTCAATTTCGAGAATCTCATCACGATCGCTCTTCAAACAGCGGTGATCGGGATTCTGGCGATCGGCGTCACCCTCGTCATAATCACTGGGGGGATCGATCTCTCGCTGGGGGCCGTTCTCGCGTTTTCCGGTGTCTCATTGGCTCTCTGTACCAATGCTGGATGGCCTCTCTGGCTCTCTATCGTGATAGGGACAGGAGTAGGGGCTCTGCTTGGAGGGATAGCCGGGATCCTCGTGGTGTATGGGAGGATAGCTCCCTTTATTGCCACTTTGTCCACTCAATTGGTTTCGCGAGGCTTGGCCTTGGTGATGACAGGAGGAATACCTCTCTACTTCATGAATCAACCCGGCTTCAAGGAACTCAGTCAAGGGAAGTTGTTCGGCGCCATCCCTTTGCCGGTGATATACCTGGTCGTTTTGGCTTTCCTTTCGAGCCTCCTCCTCCGGAAGGTCACAATAGGGAGATATATCTATGCGGTGGGATCGAATGAAGAAGCCGCTCGTCTTTCCGGCATCAATGTGAACCGTACGAAGTTGTTCGTGTATACCTTTTGTGGTCTGATGAGTGGAATCGCAGGAGTGGTGTTGGCGGCGAGACTGGATTCCGCACAGCCGGCCATAGGAGTCGGATATGAACTCGATGCGATTGCAGCGGCAGTGATTGGAGGAACTTCCCTTTCCGGGGGAGAGGGGACCATCATGGGGACTATGATTGGGGCCTTCATCATGGGGGTGCTGAAAAACGGTTTGAATCTCATGCAGGTGAGCCAGTTCTGGCAACAGGTGATCATGGGAGTCGTGGTAGCGGGAGCGGTGTACATAGATACCCGAAGGAAACGTACCACTGATTAG
- a CDS encoding ABC transporter substrate-binding protein, whose product MKLKRWVLGFLAVVLVALPVFAGGEGEEQAVAEKKYVYAVISKGFMHEFWLTVKKGCDTAAKELGVFATFEGPATEAEVAAQIAMVENAITRRVDGILLAALDKKALVPVMEKAKAAGIPIVMFDSGADAEYLTLVATDNRAAAARAADYLAELIGGEGKVGVIVHDATSQTGIDRRDGFLDRIKEKYPKIQVVNVVYGGGDHAKSQDLIMDMVRSNPDLKGIFAANEGSAVGAALALEALGAAGRIKLVGYDTSEKELEFLKKGVIQGMMAQNPFNMGYLGLKILHEYVISGKKPESTFIDTGATLITAENLETPEVQRLLYPFKE is encoded by the coding sequence ATGAAACTGAAACGATGGGTCTTGGGGTTCCTGGCGGTAGTATTGGTAGCACTGCCCGTATTCGCGGGTGGTGAGGGAGAGGAACAGGCCGTCGCGGAGAAGAAGTATGTGTACGCGGTCATTTCCAAGGGATTCATGCATGAGTTCTGGCTGACGGTGAAGAAGGGGTGTGATACGGCGGCTAAAGAATTGGGGGTGTTTGCTACCTTTGAAGGACCGGCCACCGAGGCGGAGGTAGCGGCGCAGATAGCGATGGTGGAGAACGCAATCACTCGGAGGGTTGATGGTATTCTGCTGGCTGCTCTCGACAAGAAGGCCCTTGTTCCCGTGATGGAAAAGGCAAAGGCAGCGGGAATCCCCATCGTGATGTTCGATTCCGGTGCTGATGCGGAGTATCTCACGCTGGTGGCTACGGACAACAGGGCTGCAGCAGCGAGAGCCGCGGATTACCTCGCAGAGCTGATAGGAGGAGAAGGGAAGGTCGGGGTCATCGTACACGATGCCACCAGCCAGACGGGTATCGATAGAAGAGACGGGTTCCTTGACAGGATCAAAGAGAAGTATCCTAAGATCCAGGTGGTGAACGTGGTCTATGGAGGTGGTGACCACGCAAAGAGTCAGGATCTCATTATGGACATGGTGAGATCCAATCCAGATCTCAAGGGTATTTTCGCTGCGAATGAGGGCTCAGCAGTGGGCGCGGCGCTTGCCCTCGAGGCGCTGGGGGCGGCGGGGAGGATAAAGCTCGTGGGTTATGATACGAGTGAGAAGGAGCTCGAGTTCCTGAAGAAGGGAGTGATCCAGGGGATGATGGCACAAAACCCCTTCAATATGGGGTATCTCGGGCTCAAGATCCTGCACGAATATGTGATTTCGGGCAAGAAACCCGAATCAACGTTCATTGATACGGGAGCCACCCTCATCACCGCCGAGAATCTGGAGACTCCCGAAGTCCAGAGACTTCTCTATCCCTTCAAGGAGTAA
- a CDS encoding LacI family DNA-binding transcriptional regulator, whose protein sequence is MKRRRLLTIRDIAREAGVSTATVSRVLNHDPRVRPETVKKVLSVVESFQYSIHHVARSLKTGRTNTIGVLAPEFANEFFMELAESMEQELRKEGYSLLISSSHESVEEEKKRIRMFIERSVDGLVIIPSSDRGEHYVEAQKAGIPIVLVDRATSGVSCDAVLVDNVGGAYAAVTALIHEGFRRIAFIGGDLHILTSKERFEGYTRALKDAGLSVDSDLIRLGDLHIESGYALMKELIEGPDPPDAFFIVNLFMHVGATNYLVSLPPEKTREVVIASFDEMVYSPLLRFCRYAVAQPIDELGRTAVRLLLDRLKRKESSSPRIVRLPTSLVRH, encoded by the coding sequence ATGAAGCGGAGAAGACTCCTCACGATAAGAGATATCGCTCGGGAAGCAGGGGTTTCCACGGCGACCGTTTCCAGGGTCCTGAATCATGATCCTCGTGTTCGTCCCGAGACGGTGAAGAAGGTCCTCTCGGTGGTGGAGTCCTTCCAGTACAGTATCCATCATGTGGCGAGGAGTCTGAAGACCGGTCGGACCAACACGATCGGTGTGCTTGCGCCTGAGTTCGCCAATGAGTTCTTCATGGAGCTCGCAGAGAGCATGGAACAGGAATTGCGGAAGGAGGGCTATTCTCTACTCATCAGTTCTTCGCATGAATCTGTCGAAGAAGAGAAGAAGCGGATACGGATGTTCATCGAACGCTCGGTCGATGGGCTCGTGATTATTCCCTCCTCCGATCGAGGAGAGCACTACGTAGAAGCGCAGAAGGCCGGGATCCCCATTGTGCTTGTGGATAGGGCGACTTCCGGCGTCTCGTGCGATGCGGTTCTCGTCGACAATGTGGGAGGGGCGTATGCCGCGGTCACCGCTCTCATCCACGAAGGATTCCGGAGGATCGCGTTCATCGGAGGAGATCTCCATATCCTCACATCCAAGGAACGTTTCGAGGGTTACACGAGGGCCCTCAAAGATGCGGGTCTCTCCGTCGATTCCGACCTGATCAGGTTGGGGGATTTGCATATCGAGAGTGGATACGCTCTCATGAAAGAGTTGATTGAAGGACCGGATCCTCCAGATGCGTTCTTTATCGTAAACCTGTTCATGCATGTGGGAGCCACGAATTATCTGGTCTCTCTTCCCCCCGAGAAAACCAGGGAGGTCGTGATCGCGAGTTTCGATGAGATGGTATACTCGCCTCTCCTTCGTTTCTGCAGATATGCGGTGGCCCAACCTATCGACGAGCTGGGTAGGACGGCAGTGCGTCTTCTCCTGGATCGGCTCAAGAGGAAGGAATCGTCTTCTCCGCGTATCGTCCGTCTGCCTACATCTCTTGTCAGACACTGA
- a CDS encoding L-fucose isomerase — protein MVVKFEDRFGAALPKVGIRPTIDGRRGGVRESLEGVTMEMARVAARLISENLRHPNGAPVECVIADTTIGGVAEAAACAEKFRKENVTVTLTVTPCWCYGAETMDMDPHTIKGVWGFNGSDRPGAVYLAAVLAAHNQKGLPAFGIYGRDVQDFDDVARIPEDVAEKLLRFVRAGIAVSWMRNKSYLSIGSVSMGIAGSIVDPHFFESYLGMRVEYVDMSELVRRLELGIYDHKEFEQAYSWVREKCKEGPDNNPPELQHSREKKDEVWATSVKMAMIVRDLMVGNPVLRESGWEEESLGHHAILAGFQGQRQWTDYFPNGDFLEAILNSSFDWNGIREPYLVATENDSLNGVAMLFGHLLTGTAQLFSDVRTYWSPAAIERVTGWVPEGEAANGLIHLINSGPTCLDATGKQRTNGRPVIKPFWEVTEDEVHACLDATLWRYANLGYFRGGGYSTDFLTEGGMPVTMSRVNLVKGVGPVLQIAEGYTVDVPQHVHDVLDERTDPTWPTTWFVPRLTGKEAFTDVYSVMAHWGANHGAISYGHIGADLITLASMLRIPVCMHNVPEELIFRPTYWYACGQDPEGADYRACATLGPLYGSYRR, from the coding sequence ATGGTAGTGAAATTCGAGGATAGGTTCGGAGCTGCACTTCCAAAGGTAGGAATACGACCCACCATCGATGGAAGGAGAGGGGGGGTGCGTGAATCTCTGGAAGGCGTCACCATGGAAATGGCTCGGGTTGCGGCTCGACTCATTTCGGAAAACCTTCGGCATCCAAATGGTGCTCCTGTCGAATGTGTGATTGCCGATACCACGATAGGTGGTGTGGCGGAAGCCGCAGCATGTGCCGAAAAATTCAGAAAGGAAAATGTGACCGTCACGCTTACGGTAACGCCATGCTGGTGCTATGGGGCGGAGACCATGGATATGGACCCCCATACCATCAAGGGGGTCTGGGGTTTCAATGGTTCGGACCGACCTGGGGCGGTATACCTCGCCGCGGTTCTGGCTGCTCATAATCAGAAGGGCTTACCTGCTTTTGGGATCTACGGGAGGGATGTGCAGGATTTCGATGATGTTGCTCGAATCCCTGAAGATGTGGCTGAGAAACTCCTGCGTTTTGTGCGGGCGGGTATCGCTGTGTCCTGGATGAGGAACAAGTCGTATCTCTCGATTGGGTCGGTCTCCATGGGGATCGCAGGCTCAATTGTTGATCCTCACTTCTTCGAATCGTATCTCGGCATGCGGGTAGAGTATGTGGACATGTCGGAGCTCGTAAGACGTCTCGAGTTGGGTATCTATGATCACAAAGAGTTCGAACAGGCCTATTCGTGGGTGAGGGAAAAGTGTAAAGAGGGCCCCGACAACAATCCGCCCGAACTTCAACATAGCCGGGAGAAAAAGGACGAAGTGTGGGCCACAAGCGTAAAGATGGCTATGATCGTTCGAGATTTGATGGTGGGGAATCCTGTGCTTAGGGAGTCAGGATGGGAGGAGGAATCTTTGGGGCATCACGCCATCCTCGCTGGGTTCCAAGGACAAAGGCAGTGGACGGATTACTTTCCCAACGGGGATTTCCTTGAGGCGATCCTCAACAGTAGTTTCGATTGGAACGGGATCCGAGAACCATATCTTGTGGCCACCGAGAACGATTCCTTGAATGGGGTGGCGATGCTCTTCGGACACCTTCTTACAGGTACCGCTCAGCTGTTCTCCGATGTGAGGACATATTGGAGCCCCGCCGCCATCGAGCGAGTCACCGGATGGGTGCCGGAAGGTGAGGCTGCGAATGGTTTGATTCATCTCATCAACTCAGGCCCGACGTGTCTGGATGCCACGGGAAAACAGCGCACGAATGGACGTCCTGTGATCAAACCTTTCTGGGAAGTCACGGAGGATGAGGTTCATGCCTGCCTGGATGCGACCCTTTGGCGGTACGCGAATCTGGGATATTTCCGCGGTGGGGGGTATTCTACCGATTTCCTCACGGAGGGGGGGATGCCGGTCACGATGTCGAGGGTCAATCTGGTAAAAGGGGTGGGGCCTGTCCTGCAGATTGCAGAAGGGTATACTGTCGATGTTCCTCAGCATGTACACGATGTCCTGGATGAGAGAACTGATCCCACCTGGCCTACCACCTGGTTCGTTCCCAGGCTCACAGGAAAGGAGGCATTTACGGATGTATATTCGGTCATGGCCCACTGGGGGGCTAATCATGGGGCCATATCGTATGGCCACATCGGCGCTGATCTTATCACCCTCGCCTCGATGTTGAGGATCCCGGTGTGTATGCATAATGTGCCCGAGGAGCTCATCTTCAGACCGACCTATTGGTATGCATGTGGGCAGGATCCCGAGGGAGCGGATTACAGGGCATGTGCCACGCTGGGCCCGTTGTATGGGAGCTATCGTCGCTAG